A region of Deinococcus rubellus DNA encodes the following proteins:
- a CDS encoding DNA cytosine methyltransferase: MKHSYAPLFPYLAARRNAGLLAEGELVIDNFAGAGGASSGMERALGRPVDHAINHDPVAVGLHRVNHPHSHHSVEDVWQVHPLDITRGQRVALCWFSPTCTHFSKAKGAGLLDRKIRGLAWVALRWAALVKPRVIILENVEEFQTWGPLQDDGRPCPKDRGRTFNSFVNALRYQGYAVEWRELRACDYGTPTIRKRLFLVARRDGLPIIWPAPTHAKPSDPRVKAGLLQPWRTAASCIDWSLDAPSIFTRKKALVPATMKRIARGIERFVLNAPEPFIVTCNHGGEAFRGQDLAEPMKTVTAAYDAHGLVQPVLAPCVTNKQHQAPARSAQEPLSTVTTNHNKNELLTGYLVPRYGENVGQASRAVSVELPSPTVVTTGNGSRLAVASLVKHYGGTYQGAGIAVSGPLDTVTTVDHHALLSGHLATYYSQDGRGDPGQPANEPLRTVPTVDRFAPTLATLMRQFGTSKAADVSAPLGTIVTTGQGKTGVITATCQPALPAEMLARARQVYALLNEYAPQALEQHADHAQQLVLVTVKGELYVLADIGMRMLTPRELAKCQGFSDDYVLERTAEGKPVSKAAQVRAIGNSVCPDLAAALTHANLSVALQEAAD, from the coding sequence ATGAAGCACTCCTACGCCCCACTCTTCCCCTACCTCGCCGCTCGCAGAAATGCGGGCCTGCTGGCCGAGGGTGAACTGGTCATCGACAACTTCGCCGGAGCGGGTGGGGCCAGCAGCGGCATGGAACGCGCCCTGGGTCGCCCGGTGGACCACGCCATCAACCATGATCCGGTGGCCGTGGGCCTGCACCGCGTCAACCACCCGCACAGCCATCACAGCGTGGAGGACGTGTGGCAGGTTCACCCGCTGGACATCACCAGGGGGCAGCGCGTGGCGCTCTGCTGGTTCAGTCCCACCTGTACCCACTTCAGCAAAGCGAAAGGCGCAGGCCTGCTGGACCGGAAGATTCGCGGCCTCGCCTGGGTGGCGCTGCGCTGGGCCGCGCTGGTCAAGCCCCGCGTCATCATCCTTGAGAACGTCGAAGAGTTCCAGACCTGGGGGCCGCTGCAAGACGATGGCCGACCCTGCCCGAAAGACAGGGGGCGCACCTTCAACAGCTTCGTCAACGCCCTGCGCTATCAGGGGTACGCGGTGGAGTGGCGCGAGCTGCGTGCCTGCGATTACGGCACGCCAACGATCCGCAAGCGCCTGTTCCTGGTTGCCCGGCGCGATGGCCTGCCGATCATCTGGCCCGCGCCCACGCATGCCAAACCCAGCGACCCCCGAGTGAAAGCGGGCCTGCTCCAGCCCTGGCGCACAGCCGCTTCGTGCATCGACTGGAGCCTGGACGCGCCCAGTATCTTCACCCGCAAAAAAGCGCTGGTCCCAGCCACCATGAAGCGCATCGCGCGCGGCATCGAGCGGTTCGTGCTCAATGCGCCGGAGCCGTTCATCGTCACCTGCAACCACGGCGGCGAGGCATTCCGGGGGCAGGATCTGGCCGAGCCGATGAAGACGGTGACGGCGGCGTATGACGCGCACGGCCTGGTGCAGCCAGTGCTCGCGCCCTGCGTGACCAACAAGCAGCATCAGGCCCCGGCCCGCAGCGCCCAGGAACCGCTCAGCACTGTCACCACCAACCACAACAAGAACGAACTGCTGACCGGCTATCTGGTGCCGCGCTATGGCGAGAACGTGGGCCAGGCCAGCCGGGCGGTCAGCGTCGAGCTGCCTTCGCCCACGGTAGTCACCACCGGCAACGGCAGTCGCCTGGCTGTGGCCTCGCTGGTCAAGCACTACGGCGGCACTTACCAGGGCGCAGGCATCGCCGTGAGTGGGCCGCTGGATACTGTGACCACCGTCGATCACCACGCCCTGCTGAGCGGCCATCTCGCCACTTACTACAGCCAGGACGGGCGCGGCGACCCTGGCCAGCCCGCGAATGAACCGCTCCGCACAGTGCCGACGGTGGACCGCTTCGCGCCGACCCTGGCCACGCTGATGCGCCAGTTTGGGACCAGCAAGGCCGCTGACGTGTCCGCGCCGCTGGGCACCATCGTCACCACCGGGCAGGGCAAGACCGGTGTCATCACTGCAACCTGCCAGCCTGCCCTGCCAGCCGAAATGCTCGCCCGCGCCCGTCAGGTCTACGCCCTGCTGAACGAGTACGCGCCGCAGGCCCTGGAGCAGCATGCCGATCACGCGCAGCAGCTGGTGCTGGTCACGGTCAAGGGCGAGCTGTACGTCCTGGCCGACATCGGTATGCGGATGCTGACGCCGCGCGAACTGGCGAAGTGCCAGGGCTTCAGTGACGACTACGTGCTGGAGCGCACCGCCGAGGGCAAGCCGGTCAGCAAGGCCGCGCAGGTCCGGGCCATCGGAAACAGCGTCTGCCCCGACCTGGCAGCAGCACTCACCCACGCCAATTTGAGCGTGGCACTTCAAGAGGCGGCGGACTGA
- a CDS encoding helix-turn-helix domain-containing protein: MSNIKPRGNSFALGMFVHSDVDDSDLTVYEFRVYSHLCRRVGDERRVWEGQKRIAACCKMSRPAVQKALYGLRDKGWLELRERFREEDNSQTTNDIILLGPPASEKGTPRTPERQGPPLRKAPEVDPLEVDPGEGREGDFNNSAEPKPPATPEDQKIDLASDIDLPSQEENDLAPVAPETYPANSAQSTVPGRGAAAGGEDAIVLFHGLLGYGFVSRYQKDLPRWAEQYTPAFIRLARDLANTLPGAKGQFTIADLLNQDSRKPWPVELVQQYKADLKAKHTAPADRVPVLGEILVCGPNSGKVLEVLHADRLVSIQTGPGLADYLTVPWASTQPAVRRSA, translated from the coding sequence GTGAGCAACATCAAGCCGCGTGGTAACAGTTTCGCCTTGGGCATGTTCGTCCACAGCGACGTGGATGACAGCGATTTAACCGTATACGAGTTCAGGGTCTACTCACACCTTTGCCGCCGGGTGGGTGACGAGCGGCGAGTTTGGGAAGGGCAAAAAAGGATCGCCGCTTGCTGCAAGATGAGCCGCCCGGCGGTTCAGAAAGCTCTGTATGGTTTGCGTGATAAAGGCTGGCTGGAACTGCGCGAACGCTTCCGAGAAGAGGACAACAGCCAGACCACAAACGACATCATTTTGCTAGGCCCCCCCGCCTCTGAGAAAGGCACCCCCCGCACGCCAGAAAGGCAGGGGCCGCCTCTGAGAAAGGCACCTGAAGTAGATCCTTTAGAAGTAGATCCAGGGGAAGGAAGGGAAGGCGACTTCAATAATTCTGCAGAACCGAAGCCGCCAGCCACCCCAGAAGATCAAAAAATAGATTTGGCATCTGATATTGATCTGCCCTCACAGGAAGAAAACGACCTGGCACCTGTTGCACCTGAAACGTACCCAGCGAACAGCGCACAAAGCACGGTTCCGGGGCGCGGCGCGGCGGCGGGCGGCGAGGACGCGATAGTTTTGTTTCACGGCCTGCTGGGCTACGGGTTTGTAAGCCGCTACCAGAAAGATTTACCGCGCTGGGCCGAACAGTACACGCCCGCGTTCATCCGACTGGCCCGTGACCTGGCAAACACCCTGCCCGGCGCTAAGGGTCAGTTCACCATTGCGGACCTGCTCAATCAGGACAGCCGCAAGCCCTGGCCTGTCGAGCTGGTTCAGCAGTACAAAGCCGACCTGAAAGCCAAACACACGGCCCCGGCTGACCGCGTGCCGGTCCTGGGTGAAATCCTCGTCTGCGGCCCCAACTCCGGCAAGGTGCTGGAAGTGCTGCACGCTGACCGGCTGGTGAGCATCCAGACCGGCCCCGGCCTGGCCGATTACCTCACCGTGCCCTGGGC
- a CDS encoding helix-turn-helix transcriptional regulator, with translation MSKEPKYLEVPQAAERLHVSPGFLYREIRLGRFPAIRLGRKLLRVPVAELEAWQAKQLAAAAG, from the coding sequence ATGAGCAAAGAACCGAAGTACCTCGAAGTTCCCCAGGCCGCTGAGCGCCTGCACGTCTCGCCCGGCTTCCTGTACCGCGAAATCCGCCTCGGGCGCTTCCCGGCTATCCGCCTGGGCCGCAAGCTGCTGCGCGTGCCGGTGGCTGAGCTGGAAGCCTGGCAGGCCAAGCAACTGGCGGCAGCGGCGGGATGA